One part of the Bdellovibrio bacteriovorus genome encodes these proteins:
- a CDS encoding metallophosphoesterase family protein, translating to MKTKVTASKNILAAFLLVSTLAACAPSTSDVLSTAHPGTDTDNSQSVPGTEEPSTPTTPEPDDEIKDSAKSLKIHAFADMNIDTSGTYASATISIVKSMILRQPAAILGVGDYIDGEKKSLSDSTYVNMWNQFSKKVLSFMRDANIPFLATPGNHDAYYAQERRLYDSFWGKNKPNVEYVDDDNFPFYYSFIKEDVFFVSLDDANYSKLSNRTAQLAWLKEQLSSARAKGARARVVYGHIPLYSIVSSKANSSTVYENGVLAGERRTAGSNTLEAILLSHNVDLVIFGHSHGFYSGHYTYPDGKKLQVVSMPCAGSSPRYLVGTSTRTPQGYVELVFSETNQLTIRYYNSSGTQQSLSSLPASLTLDAKNGVKYVR from the coding sequence ATGAAAACAAAAGTCACCGCCTCTAAAAATATTCTTGCGGCCTTTTTGCTCGTTTCAACTCTCGCTGCGTGTGCCCCATCAACCTCTGACGTCCTAAGCACAGCCCATCCGGGCACGGACACAGACAATTCCCAGTCGGTACCGGGGACGGAGGAACCGTCAACACCGACAACTCCTGAACCCGATGATGAAATCAAAGACAGCGCCAAGTCGCTGAAGATTCATGCCTTCGCCGACATGAACATCGACACCAGCGGCACCTATGCCAGCGCCACAATCTCGATTGTGAAATCCATGATCTTGCGTCAGCCAGCGGCTATTTTGGGTGTGGGTGATTACATCGACGGTGAAAAGAAAAGCCTTTCCGACAGCACCTATGTGAACATGTGGAATCAGTTCTCGAAAAAAGTTCTGTCCTTCATGCGCGATGCAAACATTCCGTTTTTGGCGACTCCGGGCAATCACGATGCCTATTATGCGCAGGAACGCCGTTTGTATGATTCCTTCTGGGGCAAAAACAAACCCAACGTGGAATACGTCGATGATGACAACTTTCCGTTCTATTACTCTTTCATCAAGGAAGATGTTTTCTTCGTTTCTTTGGATGATGCGAATTATTCAAAACTTTCCAACCGCACGGCCCAGTTGGCATGGTTGAAGGAACAACTGTCTTCCGCACGCGCCAAAGGGGCCCGGGCCCGCGTGGTCTATGGTCACATCCCTCTGTATTCGATTGTCAGCAGCAAAGCCAACAGCTCCACGGTTTATGAAAATGGTGTTCTGGCCGGTGAAAGACGGACCGCAGGAAGCAACACCTTGGAGGCCATCTTACTGAGCCACAATGTGGATCTGGTCATCTTTGGTCATTCCCATGGATTCTATTCCGGTCACTACACTTATCCTGATGGAAAAAAGTTACAGGTGGTTTCCATGCCGTGTGCAGGCAGCTCGCCCCGTTACCTGGTGGGCACCAGCACACGCACTCCGCAGGGCTATGTGGAGCTTGTCTTTTCTGAAACGAATCAACTGACCATTCGCTATTACAATTCATCTGGCACGCAACAAAGCCTCAGCTCCCTGCCCGCTTCACTCACGCTGGATGCAAAAAACGGCGTCAAGTACGTGCGCTGA
- the ahpC gene encoding alkyl hydroperoxide reductase subunit C — protein sequence MQTIINTKVPDFKVQAFHHGDFKTVTQNDLKGKWSIFFFYPADFTFVCPTELGDMADKYAEFQKIGVEVYGVSTDTHFTHKAWHDASETIKKIKYPMLADPTFQLTRAFGVHIEEEGLAYRGTFLVNPEGKIVLAEVQDNGIGRNADELFRKTQAAQYIAANPGEVCPAKWTPGKSTLKPGLDLVGKI from the coding sequence ATGCAAACTATCATCAACACGAAAGTGCCAGATTTCAAAGTTCAAGCTTTCCACCACGGTGATTTCAAAACCGTGACTCAGAACGACCTTAAAGGCAAATGGTCCATCTTCTTCTTCTACCCTGCGGATTTCACATTCGTATGCCCTACTGAATTGGGTGATATGGCTGACAAATACGCTGAATTCCAAAAAATCGGCGTGGAAGTTTACGGTGTTTCCACTGACACTCACTTCACTCACAAAGCATGGCATGATGCTTCTGAGACAATCAAAAAGATCAAATACCCAATGTTGGCAGACCCTACCTTCCAATTGACTCGCGCATTCGGCGTGCACATTGAAGAAGAAGGTTTGGCTTACCGTGGTACTTTCCTGGTGAACCCAGAAGGTAAAATCGTATTGGCTGAAGTTCAGGACAACGGTATCGGCCGTAACGCTGATGAATTGTTCCGTAAAACTCAAGCAGCTCAATACATCGCTGCAAACCCAGGCGAAGTTTGCCCTGCGAAATGGACTCCAGGCAAATCCACTCTGAAACCAGGCTTGGACCTAGTTGGTAAAATCTAG
- a CDS encoding alpha/beta hydrolase, with the protein MKLTVNFTSQGRMLEGTLFLPEDASEIFAACLFEGSMTGATAQVTERLAREVSAEGFITLIMDHSYFSEDEQAPQPWESPSKRLQDIRAALDFLENHASVDKERIIGVGVSVGAEYLAQVCQEGCSLKGLVIVESAMDDSRNLAVDHLDIPTQVVDETHLDSAVDEIVLWARTLFNGGPAQESAGRQDWSVSDK; encoded by the coding sequence ATGAAACTCACTGTCAATTTCACGTCACAAGGCCGCATGCTGGAAGGAACTTTGTTTTTGCCAGAGGATGCTTCCGAGATCTTTGCAGCCTGCCTGTTTGAAGGTTCAATGACCGGAGCCACGGCGCAAGTGACCGAGCGACTGGCTCGGGAGGTCAGTGCCGAAGGTTTTATCACCCTGATCATGGACCACAGTTATTTCAGTGAAGACGAGCAGGCACCACAACCCTGGGAATCTCCCAGCAAGCGCCTGCAGGATATCCGCGCGGCCCTGGATTTTTTGGAAAACCACGCCAGCGTCGATAAAGAGCGTATCATCGGCGTCGGCGTCAGTGTGGGAGCCGAGTATTTGGCGCAAGTCTGTCAGGAAGGTTGCAGTCTCAAAGGGCTGGTGATCGTGGAAAGCGCCATGGATGACAGCCGCAATCTGGCCGTGGATCATCTGGATATTCCAACACAGGTGGTGGATGAAACCCATCTTGATTCGGCAGTGGACGAAATTGTCCTGTGGGCCCGCACCTTGTTTAACGGCGGTCCTGCGCAGGAATCCGCCGGTCGACAGGACTGGAGTGTCTCGGACAAATAG
- a CDS encoding bifunctional 2-methylcitrate synthase/citrate synthase, translating into MAEYINPDYVPEPEKMNVKKGLDGVVMDTSSVSKVNPHTNSLIYRGYPVQDLAENCSFEEVAFLMYNGELPNAGQLAEFSKKERSYREISTTLLNVIKALPQKCHPMDSIRTAVSFLGAEDARIWDSSPATNMDKAMMLLAKIPTMVAADYRFKKGLDFIPPKADLSIAENFFHMCFGKVPQKEVVKAFDVSLILYAEHSFNASTFTARVVTSTQSDIYSATVAGIGALKGPLHGGANEMVMHMMKEIADPAKAEQWMLDALAQKKKVMGFGHRVYRSGDSRVPTMKKYAQVMADVTGEQKWMQMYTALEKVMVDKKKIYPNLDFPAGPAYYMMGFEIDFFTPIFVMARTTGWSAHIMEQTADNRIIRPLSEYVGAEQRKVTPISERK; encoded by the coding sequence ATGGCTGAGTATATCAATCCAGATTATGTTCCAGAACCAGAGAAAATGAACGTTAAAAAGGGTCTTGATGGCGTTGTTATGGATACGTCTTCTGTATCCAAAGTAAACCCTCACACCAACTCTTTGATCTATCGCGGTTACCCGGTTCAAGACCTGGCTGAAAACTGCTCTTTCGAAGAAGTGGCATTCCTGATGTACAATGGCGAGCTGCCAAATGCAGGTCAACTTGCAGAGTTCTCCAAAAAGGAACGCAGCTACCGTGAAATCTCCACTACTTTGCTGAACGTGATCAAGGCACTTCCACAAAAATGTCACCCAATGGATTCCATCCGCACGGCTGTTTCCTTCCTGGGCGCTGAAGATGCACGTATCTGGGATTCTTCTCCTGCGACAAACATGGACAAAGCCATGATGTTGCTGGCGAAAATCCCGACCATGGTGGCTGCTGACTACCGTTTCAAAAAAGGTCTGGATTTCATTCCACCGAAAGCTGATTTGTCCATCGCGGAAAACTTCTTCCACATGTGCTTCGGTAAAGTTCCACAAAAAGAAGTTGTTAAGGCTTTTGACGTTTCTTTGATCCTTTACGCTGAACACAGCTTCAATGCTTCCACGTTCACGGCACGTGTTGTGACTTCCACTCAGTCTGACATCTACTCTGCAACTGTTGCAGGTATTGGTGCCCTGAAAGGTCCTTTGCACGGTGGCGCGAACGAAATGGTTATGCACATGATGAAGGAAATCGCTGATCCTGCAAAAGCAGAACAGTGGATGCTGGATGCTTTGGCGCAGAAGAAAAAAGTCATGGGCTTCGGTCACCGCGTTTACCGCTCTGGCGATTCCCGCGTTCCAACCATGAAAAAGTACGCTCAAGTTATGGCGGACGTGACTGGCGAACAAAAATGGATGCAGATGTACACGGCTTTGGAAAAAGTCATGGTTGATAAGAAAAAGATCTACCCGAACCTGGATTTCCCAGCGGGTCCTGCTTACTACATGATGGGCTTCGAGATCGACTTCTTCACGCCGATCTTCGTAATGGCTCGTACAACCGGCTGGTCTGCTCACATCATGGAACAAACTGCTGACAACCGCATCATCCGTCCTCTTTCCGAGTACGTGGGTGCTGAACAGCGCAAAGTGACTCCAATCAGCGAGCGCAAATAG
- the ahpF gene encoding alkyl hydroperoxide reductase subunit F, which yields MLDSSLLEQLRSVFGALENTVELVYENSSHEDQKDLLDMLQSVASTSDKITLTQNASGTSPMPQFRIDYKGKPTGIVFKGIPGGHEFTSLILAILNTDGKGKLLDSVIADRVRRLNKNITIQSYISLTCENCPEVVQALNQIALIHGSLRHEIIDGGYVQDDIKSLGIQGVPSLVANAKMFHSGRIQLLDLVAKLESTFGVDANAAPSEPVNKNLGHFDVLVIGGGPAGASAAIYTVRKGLSTAMITEKIGGQVQETKGIENLIGVTYTEGPQLAAQLNQHIASYPVKVLENRRVKKIHTESKVKAIELESGEHLTADAIIVTTGAKWRELGVEGEKEYLGRGVAYCPHCDGPFYKGKKVAVIGGGNSGVEAAIDLAGIVREVVVFEYNDQLKADKILVDKLKSLPNVSIVTSAKTEKIIGDGNKVQQIQYLDRSLNKEEKMDLDGIFVQIGLVPNSQFLKETVELTKFGEIIVDEKGRTSAKGIYAAGDVTTTPYKQIVIAMGEGAKAALAAFEDRMYHS from the coding sequence ATGTTAGACTCTTCTCTTCTTGAACAACTAAGATCAGTCTTTGGTGCCTTGGAGAATACGGTTGAGCTTGTCTATGAGAACAGCTCTCACGAAGATCAAAAAGATCTTTTGGACATGCTTCAAAGTGTTGCCAGCACTTCTGATAAAATCACGCTGACGCAGAATGCGTCTGGCACTTCTCCGATGCCTCAGTTCCGCATTGACTATAAAGGCAAGCCCACGGGCATCGTGTTCAAAGGTATTCCCGGCGGTCATGAATTCACTTCATTGATTCTGGCCATCCTGAACACCGATGGCAAAGGCAAGCTTTTGGACAGCGTGATCGCGGACCGCGTTCGTCGTCTGAACAAAAACATCACAATCCAGTCTTACATCTCTTTGACCTGTGAAAACTGTCCTGAGGTGGTGCAGGCCCTGAATCAGATTGCTTTGATTCACGGAAGTCTTCGTCATGAAATCATTGACGGCGGTTACGTTCAGGACGACATCAAGTCCCTGGGCATCCAAGGTGTGCCGAGCCTGGTGGCGAACGCAAAAATGTTCCACTCCGGCCGTATCCAGCTTTTGGATCTGGTGGCAAAACTGGAATCCACTTTCGGCGTTGACGCCAATGCCGCCCCCTCTGAACCTGTGAACAAGAATCTGGGGCACTTTGATGTGCTGGTGATCGGCGGCGGCCCTGCGGGGGCGTCTGCGGCGATCTACACCGTTCGTAAAGGTCTTTCCACCGCGATGATCACGGAAAAAATCGGCGGCCAGGTGCAGGAAACCAAAGGCATTGAAAACCTGATTGGTGTGACTTACACCGAAGGCCCTCAACTGGCAGCGCAGTTGAATCAGCACATTGCCAGCTATCCGGTCAAAGTTCTTGAAAACCGCCGCGTGAAAAAGATCCACACGGAAAGCAAAGTCAAAGCCATCGAACTGGAAAGTGGCGAACACCTGACGGCCGACGCGATCATCGTCACTACAGGGGCGAAATGGCGTGAACTGGGTGTTGAAGGTGAAAAAGAATATCTGGGCCGTGGCGTGGCTTACTGCCCACACTGTGATGGCCCCTTCTATAAAGGCAAGAAAGTGGCCGTCATCGGCGGAGGAAACTCGGGCGTGGAAGCCGCGATTGACCTGGCCGGCATTGTTCGCGAAGTCGTGGTGTTTGAATACAACGACCAACTGAAAGCCGACAAGATCCTGGTCGACAAACTGAAATCCCTGCCGAACGTGTCCATCGTGACCAGCGCCAAGACGGAAAAAATCATCGGTGACGGCAACAAGGTTCAGCAGATCCAGTATCTGGATCGCTCTTTGAACAAAGAAGAGAAAATGGACCTGGATGGCATCTTTGTGCAGATCGGCCTTGTGCCGAACAGTCAGTTCCTGAAAGAAACTGTGGAACTGACCAAGTTCGGTGAAATCATCGTCGATGAAAAGGGTCGCACTTCCGCCAAGGGCATTTATGCTGCTGGTGACGTCACAACGACGCCATACAAGCAGATCGTGATTGCCATGGGCGAAGGCGCGAAAGCCGCTTTGGCGGCATTTGAAGACCGCATGTATCATTCCTAA
- a CDS encoding hydrogen peroxide-inducible genes activator — MSPKVNFSLTQLEYVMAVHKHGHFAKAAEACHVTQPTLSMQIQKLEEDLGVVIFDRSKKPILLTHMGKKLISQIQTVLFESRKIESIIQHEQKGAKQGSLSIGVIPTVAPYLLPRLLPVVEELFPEVDLNIKEMQTDQIIDALNGDEIDVGVLATPVQIAKMFEFPLYYEPFYVLCEKNHEYAHLKKIKYSNLSMEDIWLLEEGHCLRNQILDICSVKKGKGQGRRYKFESGSLETLKNLVDLYGGYTLLPHLATEQLGNRSQIVPFERPIPAREIGLVYRREHYKNELIEALGEAILKSIPEDLRKIRPKDLDVLPIA, encoded by the coding sequence ATGAGCCCAAAAGTGAACTTTTCTTTGACGCAGCTGGAATACGTTATGGCTGTCCATAAGCACGGCCATTTTGCCAAGGCGGCCGAGGCCTGCCACGTGACTCAACCCACGCTCAGCATGCAAATACAGAAGCTGGAAGAGGATTTAGGGGTGGTGATCTTTGACCGATCCAAAAAACCCATTTTACTGACACACATGGGTAAAAAACTGATTTCCCAAATTCAGACGGTCCTTTTTGAGTCCAGAAAAATTGAGAGCATTATTCAGCATGAGCAAAAAGGCGCTAAACAAGGAAGCTTGTCTATTGGTGTCATTCCGACGGTGGCTCCGTATTTGCTGCCTAGACTTTTGCCGGTGGTTGAAGAGCTTTTTCCGGAAGTCGATTTGAACATCAAGGAAATGCAGACGGATCAAATCATCGATGCCCTAAATGGGGATGAAATTGATGTCGGGGTTCTGGCGACCCCAGTACAAATAGCAAAGATGTTCGAGTTTCCATTATATTACGAACCGTTCTATGTGCTGTGCGAAAAGAATCACGAATATGCGCACTTGAAGAAAATCAAGTATTCGAATCTGAGCATGGAGGATATCTGGCTGCTGGAAGAAGGCCACTGTCTTCGGAATCAGATTCTGGATATTTGCTCTGTCAAAAAAGGCAAAGGGCAGGGGCGTCGCTATAAGTTTGAAAGTGGCAGTCTTGAGACTTTGAAAAATCTGGTGGACCTGTATGGCGGATACACATTGTTGCCGCATCTCGCGACAGAACAGCTTGGCAATCGCAGTCAGATTGTGCCGTTCGAGCGTCCGATCCCGGCCCGCGAAATTGGTCTGGTTTATCGTCGCGAGCACTACAAAAATGAACTGATCGAAGCTCTTGGCGAAGCGATCCTGAAGTCCATCCCGGAGGACCTGCGCAAAATCCGCCCTAAAGATCTGGATGTCCTGCCAATTGCGTAG
- a CDS encoding DUF1304 domain-containing protein yields the protein MEISFALVPALIHVYIFALESLLWGRKRTNKTFGVTESEAATTKLMAFNQGFYNLFLAVAILLGLHLRTGEVTHAAGTTLVIYGLVSIIAAGLVLILSSRRLWRAALVQIVPAAIALGPFLF from the coding sequence ATGGAAATATCATTCGCTCTCGTTCCGGCACTTATTCATGTGTACATTTTTGCTCTGGAAAGCCTGCTTTGGGGGCGTAAAAGAACCAATAAGACTTTTGGCGTCACGGAAAGTGAAGCCGCGACCACCAAACTGATGGCCTTTAACCAGGGTTTTTATAACTTGTTTTTGGCGGTGGCGATTTTGCTCGGTTTGCATTTGCGAACAGGGGAGGTCACCCACGCGGCAGGCACCACCCTGGTGATTTATGGTTTGGTGTCCATCATTGCGGCGGGCCTGGTGTTGATTTTGTCGTCACGCCGTTTATGGCGGGCAGCGCTGGTGCAAATCGTACCGGCTGCCATCGCTCTGGGGCCGTTCCTTTTCTAG
- a CDS encoding alkaline phosphatase D family protein, whose product MKRMILLVLALSACTHKTPDKATHVQHLATTYVSTLPSRGIDYSAKIERVAFGSCANQDEPQPIWKTIAATHPDLFLFTGDNIYGSWSGQQPIAEQYRKLDLVPEYRAVREKVPFMATWDDHDFGQRDGGHEWAGKDAARRDFMNYWTYTRNSMPLEQGGVYHSKIIGPKKQMVQVIMLDTRYYRSPLKERPGFEGKAMNYIPQDEGTILGENQWQWLEAQLKRPAQVRFIISSIQMIANDPQFEKWGNFPKERQRFFDLIKSTRAKNVIVISGDRHIASIAKTDLKDYGPLYDITASSLNRPNKYPDADSHYVGATYNQENFGLAEIDWKMKTVSMQIRDMNSKVVNSVEIKLK is encoded by the coding sequence ATGAAGCGAATGATTCTGCTGGTACTGGCGCTTTCCGCCTGCACTCACAAGACCCCGGACAAAGCCACCCACGTTCAGCATCTGGCGACCACTTATGTGTCCACCCTGCCGTCTCGGGGCATCGATTATTCTGCCAAAATTGAACGTGTGGCCTTCGGTTCCTGCGCGAACCAGGATGAACCTCAGCCGATCTGGAAAACCATCGCGGCCACCCACCCGGATCTGTTCTTGTTCACGGGTGACAACATCTACGGCAGTTGGTCCGGACAGCAACCCATCGCCGAACAATACCGCAAGCTGGATCTGGTTCCCGAATATCGCGCCGTTCGTGAAAAAGTTCCCTTCATGGCGACCTGGGATGATCATGACTTTGGCCAGCGCGATGGCGGTCATGAATGGGCCGGCAAAGATGCCGCCCGCCGTGATTTCATGAACTATTGGACCTACACCCGCAACAGCATGCCGCTGGAGCAAGGGGGCGTTTATCACAGCAAAATCATCGGCCCGAAAAAACAAATGGTTCAGGTGATTATGCTCGACACCCGTTACTATCGCAGCCCGCTGAAAGAACGCCCGGGTTTTGAAGGCAAAGCGATGAATTACATCCCTCAGGATGAAGGCACCATTCTGGGTGAAAATCAGTGGCAGTGGCTGGAAGCCCAGCTAAAGCGCCCGGCGCAGGTTCGTTTTATCATCAGCAGCATTCAGATGATTGCCAATGATCCGCAGTTTGAAAAATGGGGAAATTTTCCGAAAGAGCGGCAAAGATTCTTTGATCTGATCAAATCAACCCGCGCTAAAAATGTGATCGTCATCAGCGGCGACCGGCACATTGCCTCGATCGCGAAAACAGATTTGAAAGATTATGGCCCTCTTTATGACATCACTGCCAGCTCTCTGAACCGTCCGAACAAATACCCGGACGCTGACAGTCACTATGTGGGTGCCACCTACAACCAGGAAAACTTCGGCCTGGCCGAAATTGACTGGAAAATGAAAACTGTGTCCATGCAGATTCGCGACATGAACAGCAAAGTGGTGAATTCTGTCGAAATCAAACTGAAATAA
- a CDS encoding group III truncated hemoglobin: MTTTKERKPLETREDIKVLVDGFYAKVRADGYIGPIFTDVAKVDWDEHLPKLYNFWSDLLLGEDTYRGRPFPPHTKLNLERGHFEQWLRLFVETVDEHFVGLKANEAKERAYRIARNFMINLQLLSLE; encoded by the coding sequence ATGACGACAACAAAAGAAAGAAAGCCCCTTGAGACTCGCGAGGATATCAAAGTTCTTGTCGATGGCTTTTACGCAAAAGTTCGTGCCGATGGATACATCGGTCCGATCTTCACTGATGTGGCGAAAGTGGACTGGGATGAACATCTGCCGAAGCTTTACAATTTCTGGAGTGACCTGCTGTTGGGCGAAGACACCTATCGTGGTCGTCCTTTTCCGCCACACACCAAATTGAATTTGGAGCGCGGGCACTTTGAGCAGTGGCTGCGTCTGTTTGTCGAGACCGTTGATGAGCATTTCGTGGGCCTGAAAGCCAATGAAGCCAAAGAGCGCGCCTATCGTATTGCGCGCAATTTTATGATCAATTTGCAGTTACTCAGTCTGGAGTAA